In Tumebacillus amylolyticus, the sequence GAATTCAACGCACGCTTCCACGCGTATTCGAAGTCATGCGCCGTCACCGCAGAACCGTCCGACCACTTGGCGTTGCCGCGCAGGTGGAACGTATAGTGCAGACCATCTGCGGACACATCCCAAGCCTTCGCCACACCCGGTTGGAGATTCCCGCTTCGATCGAGGCGAATCAGGCCTTCGGTGACTTGTTGGATCACAGTTTGGTCGTTGTTGCTGTAGGAAACCGCCGGGTCGAGGGAATTGATCTCCTCAGAGAGCCCGAGGTGAATCACTTTGTCCGCCATGTCTTTCGAATAGATGCGCACCGTTTCCGTGGCTTCGTCCCACTTTACGTCCGCCCCCAACGCTTCGCTGATGAAACGGATCGGCACCATCACGCGGTCGTTTGTTTGCTCCGCTGCTTGGTTCAACGTCACTTCTTGCCCGTTCACAGTTGCTTTTGTGGAGCCGACCTGCAAGACGACGGTCGTGGTTCCCTTCGTCCCCGTTACCTGCTTGGTCTCTTCATCCCATTGAATCGATGCCCCGAGCGCTTCAAAAATCGCACGCATCGGGACGAGCGTCCGTCCGTTTTTTTGGTAGGGGTCGGTGTCGTAGACTTGCGCCGTCCCGTTCAACGTGACGTGCGGAGCGGCAGACGCCAGCCCCGGAATTGTCAAGAGCGAGATCGCCCCAAACGCCGTCACCGTATGTTTCATCCAAGATTTCATGCCTCCACGACCTTTCGTTTCTCTTTTTCATATCTACCTAATTCTTGGAAGAAAGCCCAATTCCTGCTTTTGAGCACGCAAAAAAGGCAAGTCTCAGATTGAGACTTGCCTTTTCCATTTGGCGGAGGGGGAGGGATTCGAACCCTCGATACTGTTACCAGTATACTCCCTTAGCAGGGGAGCGCCTTCGGCCAGCTCGGCCACCACTCCAACATATCAAAAAGTAAAACTGGTGCCGCTTACCGGAATCGAACCGATGACCTATTCATTACGAGTGAATCGCTCTACCGACTGAGCTAAAGCGGCAATTGGTGGAGAGAGAAGGATTCGAACCTTCGAAGCTTACGCAACGGATTTACAGTCCGCCCCATTTGGCCACTTTGGTACCTCTCCATATTCGAAATATAAAATTGTGGTAGCGGCGGAGGGATTCGAACCCCCGACCCTCCGGGTATGAACCGAATGCTCTAGCCAGCTGAGCTACACCGCCACGTTGTTGTCATCTCGTTGTTGTTGTGTACCGCTGACGACAGAACTTATAATATCATCCCCTCCCCATGTTTGCAACCCCTTTTCCACGGAAAATATCACAAAAAAAGAACCAGCCTGTATCTCGCTGGTTCTTGCTTCTGTTTTTTCACGTTTTCGCGGTTATTTCGCTTCCACCAACCGCTTGTAGAGCTTTGCGTTCGTCCGGTGCTCAAGGTCATCGTTGAGGATGTCCAAGTGTACCGACAGATCGCGACGACGCAGAGCCAGTTCGATCATGTGGTCGGCGAGAATCGGGTTCTTCGCCAGCAACGGCCCGTGCAAATACGTGCCGAAAATATTGCCTTGACGCACGCCTTCGAACTTGTCTTCCCCACTGTTGCCGTAGCCCTTGATCACACGCATCATCGGCGTGGCGTTCGGACCGAGCATCGTCTTGCCCGAATGGTTCTCGTACCCGATGATGTTGTGCTTCACGCCCGCGATGTCCATTTCGCCTACAACATTGCCGACCATGCGCACTTTCGCGCCAACCGTTACAATGTCGAGAATGCCTAGACCCGGAATCCGCTGGCCCGTCGAAGTCTCGAAATAGTGGCCGAGCAGTTGATAGCCGCCGCAAATCGCGACGATCACCGTGCCGGCGTCCACAGCCTCTTGGAGGTTCTCACGGCGTTGTTGGAGGTCTTCCGCCACAATGCCTTGCTCACGGTCCATGCCACCGCCCATGACGAGGATGTCATAATCGGCGAGACGCGGTTCGTGGCCGACGCTGATCTGGTCTACAGTCACTTGAAGCCCGCGCCAATGAGCGCGTTTTTCCAAAATGATCACGTTGCCTCGATCGCTGTAGAGGTCGAGGAGATCAGGATACAGATGCCCGATTTTGAGCTGCAACTTCGCTCCCCCCTTGGTCCAAGAGATGATCTCGCACGGCGTACAACGAGGTGTACGTCGAGAGGATGTAGAGCATATGACCCGGCGGCAATTGACGCACCGCCGTGTCTATACACGCGATGTCGCCGTCCACCAGTTCGGTGATGTCTCCGAGGTCGGCATACTTCAACCGGATGGCGAAGTCCTCGGCCCGCGTACCCGCACAGTAGATGCGGCGCAGATCGGCGAACTCCTGCAAACGCTCGATGTTGGTGTCCCAGATCCACGACACGTCTGTGCCGTCCGCATAGCGGTCGTTGAGGATGATCACCAATTCGACGGGGCGACGCTCATGCTCGACGACTTTGAGCACTTCGTTGAAGCCCGTCGGGTTTTTGACGAGGGTAAGCATCAACTCGCGACCGCTGCCCGAGATCAGGCGCTCCATGCGGCCCAGCTGTGTCTTCATATAGCTCATCTCGCGCACCAACACTTGATCTTGCACCCCGAACACGGTCGAAGCGGTGATGGCGGCAAGTGCGTTGTAGACGTTGTACACGGCCGGCGAGTTGATGAAGCCGGTCACTTTGCCGACTTGGAAGGCGATGCCCTCTTCGTGCAAGCGCACACGCTCTGCTGCAATCCCCGGCTCAGGACGAGCGAAGTCGCAGGACGGACATTTGTAAAAGCCCAGTTGGCCATAATGGTAGAGCGAGTAGTGCAAACTGTTGCCACACTTGCGGCAGAATTTGCCGTCGCGCACTTCCGAATGGCTCTGTGCGTCGAATTGGCTGGACTCGATGCCGAAGTAGACGACATTTTTGTCCGCCGGTGCAATCGAGGTGACCAGCGGGTCGTCCGCATTGAGCAGGACGGTCGTATCGGCTGGCGTCTTCTTCAACGCGCTGCCGACCATCTCCACGACGGTGTCGAGTTCCCCGTAGCGGTCCATCTGGTCGCGGAAAAAGTTGGTGACCACGACCGCTTTCGGTCGCAGCGGCACGATGACTTTGCCGATGGTTGCTTCGTCCACTTCGAGCACGGCCGCTTGGCTGTGTGCACGACGGGGTACGACGCCCTCAATCAGCGTCGTCGCGATGCCTGCGATGAGGTTGGCACCGAGAGAATTGGAAATCACTTCACGTCCGTCTTGGCGCAGGAAGTGGACGAGCAAGTTGCTCGTCGTGGTTTTGCCGTTCGTCCCCGTGACAAATACGATCCGCTCGCCGAGCATGTCTCCATAAGAAGCGAGCAAGTCGGGGCAGATGTTGAGGGCTACCTTGCCCGGCAAGGTGGTGCCTTTGCGTCCGGTGAGTGTCAGTATGCGTTTGATCGTTCTCGCAGCCAAGACGGCTGCGCGAAACCGCCAACTAGACAATCGCGATTCCTCCTAGCTGTCTTATCTTCTGAAACCTTTCCACCCATGATACACCTAGTCTCCCGAAAATAAAAGAAGCGAAGGGACTAGGAAGTCGCCCCTCGCAAACTTTTTTTGTATTCACGTAAGATTCCCAAAAATTCATGAAACCACGGTCCCCCATACGCCACCAACACCCCGGCCACGCCAAAATCAATGAGATTGGCAAGCCAAGGTTGCAAACTCATCCACAAGGGTTCCAACTTCAGCAGAGAGAGCGGATGCACGTTGGCAAACGCCGCCAGCATCGCCCCGTTCACCCCGCAAAGCAAGTGGACGTTGCAGTGAATTTTGCCGACCTTGTGCTTTTTGAGTTCTTCTTCCAACTCCTCGAACTCTTTTTGGTGCTCGTTCATGAAAAGTTTGAAGCGGCGGCGCATCTGTGTGGTCATCGTTTCGGCGGATGCGGACAGTGCGGACATAACACCCAAAAACATGAGCAGATCATCCATGTCACAATTCCCCCTTATGTCGTAGGGTTATGTCGCCCCGCTTGCCCCATATGCCAATAAAAAAAGAGGAGTGAGCGGCAGGCTCCTCCTCTTTTTTTGCTTACGGCGTGGTGACAGGTGCAGGGGTTGTCCCGCCGCCGCCCGTACCCGGCGTAGTACCTCCAGTGCTGGGAGTCGTTCCACCCGTTCCAGGCGTGGTTCCTCCACCAGTGCCCGGCGTCGTGCCTCCCGTTCCCGGTGTGGTTCCCCCACCCGTTTCTCCGCCTGTCGTACCCCCGGTACCCGGCGTCGTGCCTCCACCTGTGCCGCCCGGTGTCGTGCCTCCCGTTCCCGGTGTCGTTCCACCGCCGGTTGATCCCCCTGTTCCCGGCGTTGTACCACCGCCCGTACCAGGAGTTGTGCCTCCGGTGCCCGGTGTCGTTCCACCTGTGCCGCCCGTCGAGCCCCCAGTTCCCGGCGTTGTACCACCGCCCGTACCGGTGCCCGGAGTCTTGCCTCCGGTTCCCGTATCAGGCGTTTTGCCCGTTCCGGTGTCCGGGGTCTTGGTTCCCGTATTCGGAGGTGGCGTCGGGTCCGGCGTATCCGGCTCGACATTGGGGTTGTTCGGCACAACAGGAGTCGGATCGTAGTATTCCTTCGGTTGAGACGTTGTGTTTTGCTTCAACTTCGAATCGTCGAGGCCGAGGAATTCGTAGACTTTCTTCTGCGTTTCGTACACATCCGGCAAGATGACAGCCTGCCCGCCGCCTGCCCATCCGTCCTTGGACGTTTCGCGGGGCGGTACCTGCATCTGCTGGATGTCCGATTTGTCGACTTTCAGCATCAACTGACCGAGTTTCAACATGTCGGACGTGGTCATGTTGGTCTCGATGTACGGTTCAACCGCAGAAAGCACCGACGGCAGCTTCACAATCCCCGAAGTCGAGATCATTTGATCTGCGACCGCTTGCAGGAACTTGCGCTGACGCATCGTGCGGTTGTAGTCGCCCAACTCGTCGTAGCGGAAACGCACATACTGCAACGCATGGTTGCCGTCGAGATGCTGGTACCCTTTTTTCAAATGAATGTCGTAAATGCCGTCGTCGTTGTAATTCAGGTCTTTCTCGACATCGATGTCCACGCCGCCGAGAGCGTCGACGATTTTCATGAAGCCTTGGAAGTCGGTTTTCACGTAATAGTGCAACGGAATCTGCAGGAAGTCCCGCAGCGTTTTCAACTGCAAGTCCGGTCCGCCGATCGCGTTGGCGGCGTTGATCTTCTCAAAGTCATGACCCGGGATGTTGTACCACGTATCGCGCATGACCGACATGACCTTGGCTTTCTTGGTCTGCGGGTCAACCGAGATCACGAGAATCGAGTCTGCGCGCGGATTGGGATCGTTGTTTCGGTTGTCCACCCCCATCAGAACGATGTTGACAGGCTCCGTCCCCGTCCACTGCTCCGCTTGCACAGGGGTTTGGTTTTTGTCCTTGGGCTCTTGGATCTTCGTCATGAAGTGCCCGATCGCATATGCGTAGAAGCCGACGATGACCAACAGAACGGCCAGTAGGGAGATCATGATCCACTTAAATTTCTTGGTCTTCCAGAACCGCAGCTTTTTCACGCCGGGTCCCGTGGGGCCTACCGGGGGTTTCTTGACCCGGTTGTGGCGGTCCTTACGGCTATCCATTCTATCATCTCTTTCCTCGTAGGCTGATTCACAAGTTTCATAGAAAAACTGTAGCGATTATAACACAATTTTGATGTTGAACGTGTTACAAATCTGGAACAATTACCCCCGAGAAAAAAAGTGCTCCGCCACATCCGGAGCACTCAGTCCACAATCTCCACGACCGTCCCGACGTGAACATGCTCATACAGCCATGTGACGTCCTCATTTTTCATCCGCACACAACCGCTTGAAGCGTGCTTGCCGATGGAATCCGGTTGGTTGGTGCCGTGGATGCCGTAGATCGACCCGTCCGTTCCCGGAACTTCCAACCCGATCCAGCGAACGCCAAGCGGATTCTCCGGAGTACCGCCCGGGATGTTTTTTTTGAGATACCAAGGATTTTTCACCAACATCACCACAGGAAACACGCCATTGGGCGTATCTTCATTCGTCCGACCCGTCGCAACGGAGAAAGTCTTCACTTTGACATTGTGCGTGTAGTACGTCAAGGAATTTTCCGACTTGTCGACCACGAGATACGTGTCACTCAATGTAGGGAACGACGCGAGAGTTGCCAGCGTCAAGAGCCCCGCCAAGAAACCGCTTTTCAGTCGCATGAGTGGGATCACCTCTTGCGCAAAGCGTTCCACACCGCCGCTTTTTCTATCCCCGGTCATCTGTTACAAAAAAGAGCCGCCTCTCCGGAGAGAGACAGCTCTTCATACTAAACTCATATGGCGTGCCCTGAGAGATTCGAACTCCCGGCCTTTTGATTCGTAGTCAAACGCTCTATCCGGCTGAGCTAAGGGCACAAGCAACGAGAATTAGTATAACAATCAGGTAAGAAAAAAGCAAGCCCTCAACTTCAGGCTTGCTTGATTTTCTTCACCCGAGCCACGACCGTGTCGAGTACTTCGCGCTCCCACTCGTGCTTGTTGTAGGTGTGGTCCGCGCCTTCGATAGGATGAAGTTCGGCACGATCTCCGTAGCACGTCTCGATGTACCGCTGGGAAACGGTGAACGGGACGGTTGAATCTCGTGTGCCGTGGACGAGCAGAACTTCGCCCGTGTAGTTCTTGGCGCGATCATAGACGTTCATGACGCGGACGTCTTCGCCAAACGCGCGGCCGATCAAATTGCCGCCGTAATCGAGAACTTTGAGCTCCGGATTGGCGAGGTGCATGTCAACGACCGGCTTGACGATGTCGTACATGTTGCCCGCCGGGCAGAGCAGAACCAAGTCGCGCAGGTCTTGCGGACGGTCCCCTGCGACGACGGAAGCCACGAGCCCGCCCATGCTCATGCCAAGCAGGACGATCCGCGTCGGGTCGATGCGCAGGTCTTGGCGAACCGAGTCCAGAATCGCATGCGCTTCAGCAATTTCGCCGCTGACGGTCATGTCTTCGAAATGGCCGTCGCTTTCTCCACTGCCGAGAAAATCGTACCGAAACGCCGCCACTCCCGCTTCTTCGAGTTCGCGGGAAAGCTTCCAGAACAAACGGTGTTGCTCCAATTTGTTGCTGGTGAAGCCGTGGAACAAGATCACAGCGGGAAGTTTCTCACCCGGTGCGTGTGGGGGGACATGTTCCATCCCGCGCAATGTCATGCCGTTGAACGACA encodes:
- a CDS encoding type 1 glutamine amidotransferase; its protein translation is MQLKIGHLYPDLLDLYSDRGNVIILEKRAHWRGLQVTVDQISVGHEPRLADYDILVMGGGMDREQGIVAEDLQQRRENLQEAVDAGTVIVAICGGYQLLGHYFETSTGQRIPGLGILDIVTVGAKVRMVGNVVGEMDIAGVKHNIIGYENHSGKTMLGPNATPMMRVIKGYGNSGEDKFEGVRQGNIFGTYLHGPLLAKNPILADHMIELALRRRDLSVHLDILNDDLEHRTNAKLYKRLVEAK
- a CDS encoding MurT ligase domain-containing protein gives rise to the protein MSSWRFRAAVLAARTIKRILTLTGRKGTTLPGKVALNICPDLLASYGDMLGERIVFVTGTNGKTTTSNLLVHFLRQDGREVISNSLGANLIAGIATTLIEGVVPRRAHSQAAVLEVDEATIGKVIVPLRPKAVVVTNFFRDQMDRYGELDTVVEMVGSALKKTPADTTVLLNADDPLVTSIAPADKNVVYFGIESSQFDAQSHSEVRDGKFCRKCGNSLHYSLYHYGQLGFYKCPSCDFARPEPGIAAERVRLHEEGIAFQVGKVTGFINSPAVYNVYNALAAITASTVFGVQDQVLVREMSYMKTQLGRMERLISGSGRELMLTLVKNPTGFNEVLKVVEHERRPVELVIILNDRYADGTDVSWIWDTNIERLQEFADLRRIYCAGTRAEDFAIRLKYADLGDITELVDGDIACIDTAVRQLPPGHMLYILSTYTSLYAVRDHLLDQGGSEVAAQNRASVS
- a CDS encoding LCP family protein encodes the protein MDSRKDRHNRVKKPPVGPTGPGVKKLRFWKTKKFKWIMISLLAVLLVIVGFYAYAIGHFMTKIQEPKDKNQTPVQAEQWTGTEPVNIVLMGVDNRNNDPNPRADSILVISVDPQTKKAKVMSVMRDTWYNIPGHDFEKINAANAIGGPDLQLKTLRDFLQIPLHYYVKTDFQGFMKIVDALGGVDIDVEKDLNYNDDGIYDIHLKKGYQHLDGNHALQYVRFRYDELGDYNRTMRQRKFLQAVADQMISTSGIVKLPSVLSAVEPYIETNMTTSDMLKLGQLMLKVDKSDIQQMQVPPRETSKDGWAGGGQAVILPDVYETQKKVYEFLGLDDSKLKQNTTSQPKEYYDPTPVVPNNPNVEPDTPDPTPPPNTGTKTPDTGTGKTPDTGTGGKTPGTGTGGGTTPGTGGSTGGTGGTTPGTGGTTPGTGGGTTPGTGGSTGGGTTPGTGGTTPGGTGGGTTPGTGGTTGGETGGGTTPGTGGTTPGTGGGTTPGTGGTTPSTGGTTPGTGGGGTTPAPVTTP
- a CDS encoding L,D-transpeptidase, producing the protein MRLKSGFLAGLLTLATLASFPTLSDTYLVVDKSENSLTYYTHNVKVKTFSVATGRTNEDTPNGVFPVVMLVKNPWYLKKNIPGGTPENPLGVRWIGLEVPGTDGSIYGIHGTNQPDSIGKHASSGCVRMKNEDVTWLYEHVHVGTVVEIVD
- a CDS encoding alpha/beta hydrolase, with translation MQEAIHLSFNGMTLRGMEHVPPHAPGEKLPAVILFHGFTSNKLEQHRLFWKLSRELEEAGVAAFRYDFLGSGESDGHFEDMTVSGEIAEAHAILDSVRQDLRIDPTRIVLLGMSMGGLVASVVAGDRPQDLRDLVLLCPAGNMYDIVKPVVDMHLANPELKVLDYGGNLIGRAFGEDVRVMNVYDRAKNYTGEVLLVHGTRDSTVPFTVSQRYIETCYGDRAELHPIEGADHTYNKHEWEREVLDTVVARVKKIKQA